TCTGCACGAAAAGAGTGGTTTCACGGTTAAACACTTTTCATCGGATGCCGTTATCGATACCAACCAGATTAAACTGAACCGGCTGGCGATCCAAACCCCTCGGTCGGACCTGAAAGATTTTTTCTGGATGAAATTTAAATCATTTGATGATTTTGATGATTTTGAAAATAAGGTGCGCATGGATGCAAACTTTAAATCGTCGCGCATTTCATCATCAGATATCGCATATTTTACAAGCGCGCTCGAAAAAGTGAGTTTTGATCTGGGTATCGACGGGCAGGCCAAAGGCATAGTGAATAACCTTAACGCCAAACATGTTACCATTACCGGCGGGCAGGCTACATTTTTAAAAGGCGATTTCAAGCTGCATAACCTTACTGATTGGGATAATGCCTTCCTCGAACTGAAATTTGACCAGGTGGCATCCAACAAAAAAGATCTGGATTATTTGATCGGCCGGTTTTCGGGCGATGCTACCAACAAAGCGCCATCTGTGGTTTCAAAATTCGGCAACTTCAATTTCAGTGGCAGGTTTACCGGTTCGCAAAATGACTTTGTGGCCTATGGCGTGTTCAAAACCGCGCTCGGCAGGTTTGATTCGGATATCAACCTGAAAATTGATAAAAATGACCGCCCAAGTTATAGTGGCCGGGTTAATGCCTATGCCTTTGACCTGGGCAGCCTGATTGATGAAAAAGACCTCGGTCGGGCTACTTTTGCGGCTAACATAAAAGGCAGCGGCAGCGAAATAAAAACGCTGGTTGAAGATGTGGATGCCAAAATTGCCAATGTTACTTATAACAAATACACCTATAACAACCTAAAGGTTAAAGGTACTTTTATAAGGCAACTGGCCGACGCCCATATTACCGTTAACGACAAGAATATTAAGCTTGATTTAAAAGGCAAAGTAAACCTCAACCCGGCATTACCAACTTATGATCTGGCTGCCAACATCAAGGAAGCCAATCTTAACAAGCTTGGCTTTAGCAAAGATACCATCAGCATCAGTACTCAACTTAAAACCAAATTCAGGGGTAATGACCTGCACGACCTGGAGGGAGAAATCCTGTTTTCGCCTGCAAGGATAGTTGATGTAAACCATAACTATGTAGTTGATTCATTATACCTCTCGGCTGTAGGCCAGGGTACCAACCGGGCTATTACCTTACGTTCAGACTTCGCAGATGGCAGCATTAAAGGTAAGTATGATCTGGCTACCTTGCCATCGTACTTTAAAACCATCGTTAAAAAGTATATCCCATCCATCAAAACTACTATTGTGCCGCCAAAGCCCGAGAAGTTTGATTTTAACCTCACACTTAAAAATCTCGACCCATTGCTGGCAGTTTTTGCACCCGATATCAAAATTCCGGAGCAAGGTAACCTGGTAGGGCAGTTTGACTCGGACAATAAAACCGCTACCCTATCTGGCTATATCAAAACACTTAAATATGGTAAAATAGTGTTTCACGATGTTATCCTGGATGAAAACACTACCGATGATATGCTCGGTGTCAACCTCTCGCTCAAAAGGATTGATATAACTGATAGCCTTTTTATAAAAGACATCAACATTACCAACTTTTTGAAACATGATAGCCTTAACTTCAACATCAAGCTTTCGGATAAAAACGCCGTAAACCAGCTGGATTTGTACGGCCTTGTGGAGTTTGGGCGCGATACAACGGCCAAACTTGCACTGCTGCCATCGGATGTGATACTGGAAAAAGAGAAATGGAAAATAGAAGATAAGGTGCGCATCCGTTTGCTGGATGGCAAAACGCAGATCTCGGGCTTCGAGCTGTCAAACGGACCGCAAAAAGTGTTTATCGATGGTTTTATATCTGATAACCCGGCCGATGAGCTGAAGCTTACCTTCCAGAAGTTTAACATGCGTACGCTTAACCAGCTTACCAAAACATCGGGCATATTTTTACACGGATATCTTGACGGGGATATTAAGGCCACATCGGTACTGAAATCGCCCGGCGTTGATTCACATCTCACCATCGATTCGCTTACCATGAACAAAACGCTGGTGGGCAATGTAAAGCTTACTTCAAGCCTGGGTAATGATCGTAAAAAGGCCGATATCAGCATGAATATTATTAACCGTGGCCTCGAGACAATGAACATCGGCGGTTCATATTATTTTGCCCGCGACAGCGTTGAAAACAATCTTGATTTTGATGTAAAAATGAACCAGACCGAGGCCATTATATTTGAGCCTTTTGTAAAAGACCTGGTATCAAACCTCAAGGGTCATATCTCAACCGATTTGAAGCTTACCGGCAAACTCTCCAACCCGCAACTTAACGGTAACCTTACCCTGGTTAACACCGGGCTTACGGTTAACTATTTAAAAACGGCCTACACTATTAATAACAGGCTTGATGTTAATAACAGCATTATCAGCCTTAAGGATGTGGTGTTGCACGATATTAAAAAAGGCATAGGCACCGCTAATGGCACGGTGAATTTGAATAACCTATCTAACCCGGATATTGATGTTACCTTGAAAGCCGAAAACCTGATGGCGCTGAATACCAGCTTTAAGGACAACCACCTTTATTATGGTACGGCTTATGGTACAGGCACTTTCAGTTTTAAAGGCCCGGTTGATAACATGAAAATTGATATCACGGCCAGCACCAATGCGGGCACGGTATTTAACATCCCGCTCAATACCTCATCAACTGCCAGCAATTATGATTTTATAACCTTTGTAAGCCATAGCGATACCGCCAAAGTTGCCCCCAAAGAAAAGGCATTTAACGGCGTTACCCTTAATTTTGATTTAAGCGCCGACGAACAAACCACTGTACGGATAGCAACTGATTACGGCAGACTGGAAGGCAGCGGCGTTGCGCACAACCTGAAACTGAACATCAACAGCCTGGGCGATTTTGAAATGTACGGCGATTACCTCATCTCGTCGGGCAAGTTTGAGTTCACGGCCAAAAACTTTATCAGCAAAAACTTTACGGTAAGCCAGGGAGGTACCATCAGGTGGACA
The sequence above is a segment of the Mucilaginibacter celer genome. Coding sequences within it:
- a CDS encoding translocation/assembly module TamB domain-containing protein, coding for MQTWAAKKAAAYLAGELHTKVGIQSLYLRPFSSVVIEGLYIIDKQKDTILSTPKLAVDIKDFYLFSSIKQRTINFSNIELDNGSFYLKKQKDSTTNLQFIIDYFNSGDTTKKPEPAKTASKPWTLNFDRIAINNFHFRYKNHLRDTVMAGVNFNDLDVQHFSTVILGMDLKSHLFKGNIQSLSLHEKSGFTVKHFSSDAVIDTNQIKLNRLAIQTPRSDLKDFFWMKFKSFDDFDDFENKVRMDANFKSSRISSSDIAYFTSALEKVSFDLGIDGQAKGIVNNLNAKHVTITGGQATFLKGDFKLHNLTDWDNAFLELKFDQVASNKKDLDYLIGRFSGDATNKAPSVVSKFGNFNFSGRFTGSQNDFVAYGVFKTALGRFDSDINLKIDKNDRPSYSGRVNAYAFDLGSLIDEKDLGRATFAANIKGSGSEIKTLVEDVDAKIANVTYNKYTYNNLKVKGTFIRQLADAHITVNDKNIKLDLKGKVNLNPALPTYDLAANIKEANLNKLGFSKDTISISTQLKTKFRGNDLHDLEGEILFSPARIVDVNHNYVVDSLYLSAVGQGTNRAITLRSDFADGSIKGKYDLATLPSYFKTIVKKYIPSIKTTIVPPKPEKFDFNLTLKNLDPLLAVFAPDIKIPEQGNLVGQFDSDNKTATLSGYIKTLKYGKIVFHDVILDENTTDDMLGVNLSLKRIDITDSLFIKDINITNFLKHDSLNFNIKLSDKNAVNQLDLYGLVEFGRDTTAKLALLPSDVILEKEKWKIEDKVRIRLLDGKTQISGFELSNGPQKVFIDGFISDNPADELKLTFQKFNMRTLNQLTKTSGIFLHGYLDGDIKATSVLKSPGVDSHLTIDSLTMNKTLVGNVKLTSSLGNDRKKADISMNIINRGLETMNIGGSYYFARDSVENNLDFDVKMNQTEAIIFEPFVKDLVSNLKGHISTDLKLTGKLSNPQLNGNLTLVNTGLTVNYLKTAYTINNRLDVNNSIISLKDVVLHDIKKGIGTANGTVNLNNLSNPDIDVTLKAENLMALNTSFKDNHLYYGTAYGTGTFSFKGPVDNMKIDITASTNAGTVFNIPLNTSSTASNYDFITFVSHSDTAKVAPKEKAFNGVTLNFDLSADEQTTVRIATDYGRLEGSGVAHNLKLNINSLGDFEMYGDYLISSGKFEFTAKNFISKNFTVSQGGTIRWTGNPSNAEINLRALYEVRTTKAPLYAAAGLQAPSAGQQTLVQAELILTKSLLQPTIDFDFNFPTDPSVKDDLATYLADANNRSQQAISIIVRRNFTANSNDLTNQVLGTAGEAASEFAFNKLNNLIAQSNIRNFDLNIRSFSDASIAARFYDNRLSFSGSLYSNNGSNDLFNSNNNNLFNQKFNTLTRDFEILYKIRRDGNLTARYSYRALNNVTLSSLTDASLTQYVNGFGLVYQRDFDTFGEFIRNIFRQGRRKNAPINPNPVPNPNSSTPAVKHDEDEDQ